One window of Kosakonia cowanii JCM 10956 = DSM 18146 genomic DNA carries:
- a CDS encoding enoyl-CoA hydratase-related protein — protein MHIFLLCSAFNGLSQRFFVELTDAGHQVTVEVFTGDDALEQRLAANPPDIIVAPFLKRAIPDCIWQRFRCFILHPGIVGDRGPSSLDWAILEGWHEWGVTLLEANAVMDAGDIWATRTFPLPPLAKSRIYRHLVTDAAVACLWELIAKLQQGQQHGDPLDYDRATTRGRERAALPISARTLDWQCDPTDLLLRKIRASDSLPGAPTQLAGVPVRVFNAWQAEATVASRRGHVGEIFARDGDALCVATLDGALWIGHLRRSDKHACAQVKLPAAVALRDELAACASLPVLDAQHPNKPWLETRGRVAILHFPLLNGAFTVRDSQNLTALFARAAGDSSVDAIVLAGGDDFWSNGIELNSVHVAANPAEEGWASINAIDDFAEAILTCRDKLVISAVNANAGAGGAMLMLAADRVFMRAGVVINPHYKTMGLHGSEFWTLTLPWRADAEAAVALSENCLPISARQAAALGLVDSVLDIPREAFLETVVSHASAMIAPAALPDSHKAKARAQEAMRRGRPLDAYRREELSRMRGNFFADDLHFSSRRTAFVIKQPPCQTPEHLQRHNAAVAAHLAGLRRDKSEEEV, from the coding sequence ATGCATATTTTTCTGCTTTGCAGCGCCTTTAATGGCCTGTCACAACGTTTTTTTGTCGAACTCACCGATGCCGGTCATCAGGTTACCGTTGAGGTGTTTACCGGCGATGACGCGCTTGAACAGCGGCTTGCGGCGAACCCGCCTGACATTATCGTCGCACCGTTTCTGAAACGGGCTATCCCTGACTGCATCTGGCAACGCTTCCGATGCTTTATCCTGCACCCGGGTATTGTCGGCGACCGCGGCCCCAGCTCCCTTGACTGGGCCATCCTTGAAGGGTGGCACGAATGGGGTGTAACCCTGCTGGAAGCCAACGCGGTGATGGATGCGGGCGACATCTGGGCGACGCGTACCTTCCCCCTGCCGCCGCTGGCGAAAAGCCGTATTTACCGCCATCTGGTTACCGATGCTGCCGTCGCCTGTTTGTGGGAGCTGATCGCGAAGTTACAGCAAGGCCAGCAGCATGGCGATCCCCTTGATTATGACCGCGCCACAACGCGCGGCCGTGAGAGAGCAGCGCTGCCGATAAGCGCGCGCACCCTTGACTGGCAGTGCGATCCCACCGACCTGCTGCTGCGTAAAATCCGCGCCAGCGACAGCCTGCCCGGTGCGCCAACACAGTTAGCAGGCGTGCCGGTGCGGGTATTTAATGCCTGGCAGGCTGAGGCAACTGTTGCCAGCCGACGTGGGCACGTCGGAGAGATTTTTGCCCGCGACGGCGATGCGCTCTGTGTGGCAACCCTCGATGGCGCGCTGTGGATCGGTCACCTGCGCCGCAGTGACAAACACGCCTGTGCGCAGGTCAAACTTCCCGCCGCGGTAGCGCTGCGGGACGAACTCGCAGCGTGCGCTTCGCTGCCGGTACTTGATGCGCAGCACCCCAACAAGCCCTGGCTTGAGACGCGCGGGCGTGTCGCCATTCTTCATTTCCCGCTACTCAACGGCGCATTTACCGTCCGTGATTCGCAGAACCTCACCGCGCTCTTTGCGCGCGCTGCCGGAGATAGCAGCGTGGATGCCATTGTGCTCGCCGGTGGGGATGATTTCTGGTCAAACGGCATTGAGCTTAACTCCGTTCATGTGGCGGCTAACCCTGCCGAAGAGGGATGGGCGTCGATCAACGCGATCGATGACTTTGCCGAAGCGATCCTCACCTGTCGCGACAAGCTGGTGATAAGTGCGGTCAATGCCAATGCCGGCGCGGGCGGCGCGATGCTGATGCTGGCGGCCGATCGCGTATTTATGCGGGCGGGCGTGGTGATTAATCCGCATTACAAAACCATGGGGCTGCACGGGTCGGAGTTCTGGACCTTAACCCTACCGTGGCGCGCGGACGCTGAAGCGGCGGTGGCGCTGAGTGAGAATTGCCTGCCGATTAGCGCCAGGCAGGCGGCGGCACTCGGCCTCGTCGACTCGGTGCTTGATATCCCGCGCGAGGCGTTTCTTGAGACGGTGGTAAGCCATGCCAGCGCGATGATTGCGCCTGCCGCCCTGCCCGATTCACACAAGGCAAAAGCGCGCGCGCAGGAGGCGATGCGCCGCGGGCGTCCCCTGGATGCGTATCGCCGGGAGGAGCTTAGCAGGATGCGGGGCAACTTTTTTGCCGACGATCTTCACTTCTCCTCTCGTCGTACCGCGTTTGTGATAAAGCAGCCGCCCTGTCAGACCCCGGAACATTTGCAGCGCCATAACGCCGCGGTAGCAGCGCACTTGGCCGGTTTGCGCCGCGATAAAAGTGAAGAGGAAGTTTGA